A window of the Camelus dromedarius isolate mCamDro1 chromosome 5, mCamDro1.pat, whole genome shotgun sequence genome harbors these coding sequences:
- the BDKRB2 gene encoding B2 bradykinin receptor, with product MFSAWKRPMFLSVHEDALPTTASLGAKMFNVTSQVLQPALNGTLPQSSTCAHSEWLSWLNTTQAPFLWVLFILAALENIFVLSVFCLHKSSCTVAEIYLGNLAAADLLLACGLPFWAITIANNFDWLFGEVLCRVVNTVVYMNFYSSICFLMLVSIDRYLALVKTMSMGRMRGVRWAKLYSVVIWGCTLLLSSPMLAFRTMQEYRDEGYNVTVCLINYPSHSWEVFTNILLNSVGFVLPLSVITFCTVQIMNVLRNNEMQKFKEIQTERKATVLVLAVLLLFVICWLPFQISTFLDTLLRLGVLSGCWHEHVVDVFTQIASFAAYSNSGLNPLVYVIVGKRFRKKSREVYRRLCGKAGCLSEPNQMENSMGTLRTSISVERQIHKLP from the coding sequence CGCCAAAATGTTCAATGTCACCTCGCAAGTCCTCCAACCTGCTCTCAACGGGACCCTTCCCCAGAGCAGCACCTGCGCCCACTCCGAGTGGCTGAGCTGGCtcaacaccacccaggccccctTCCTCTGGGTCCTGTTCATCCTGGCGGCTCTAGAGAACATCTTTGTCCTCAGCGTCTTCTGCCTGCACAAGAGCAGCTGCACGGTGGCAGAGATCTACCTGGGCAACCTGGCCGCGGCCGACCTGCTCCTGGCCTGCGGGCTGCCCTTCTGGGCCATCACCATCGCCAACAACTTCGACTGGCTCTTCGGGGAGGTCCTGTGCCGCGTGGTGAACACCGTGGTCTACATGAACTTCTACAGCAGCATCTGCTTCCTCATGCTGGTGAGCATCGACCGCTACCTGGCGCTGGTGAAGACCATGTCCATGGGCCGGATGCGCGGGGTGCGCTGGGCCAAGCTCTACAGCGTGGTGATCTGGGGGTGCACGCTGCTCCTGAGCTCCCCCATGCTGGCCTTCCGGACCATGCAGGAGTACAGGGACGAGGGCTACAACGTCACCGTCTGCCTCATCAACTACCCGTCCCACAGCTGGGAAGTGTTCACCAACATCCTCCTGAACTCCGTGGGCTTCGTGCTGCCCCTGAGCGTCATCACCTTCTGTACCGTGCAGATCATGAACGTGCTTCGCAACAACGAGATGCAGAAGTTCAAAGAGATCCAGACGGAGAGGAAGGCCACGGTTCTGGTCCTGGCTGTGCTGCTGCTGTTCGTCATCTGCTGGCTGCCCTTCCAGATCAGCACCTTCCTGGACACGCTGCTGCGCCTCGGCGTCCTCTCCGGCTGCTGGCATGAGCACGTGGTCGACGTCTTCACGCAGATTGCCTCTTTCGCCGCCTACAGCAACAGCGGCCTCAACCCGCTGGTGTACGTGATCGTGGGCAAGCGCTTCCGCAAGAAGTCTCGGGAGGTGTACCGGCGGCTGTGCGGGAAAGCGGGCTGCCTGTCGGAGCCCAACCAGATGGAGAACTCCATGGGCACGCTGCGGACCTCCATCTCCGTGGAACGCCAGATTCACAAATTGCCGTAG